Proteins found in one Streptomyces sp. NBC_00461 genomic segment:
- a CDS encoding C40 family peptidase, whose translation MKISSARRRTSGGLLGASVLALTAFFSAPAHAAAQDTACGVLSPGASATAQAAVNAACSQIGVWYSWGGGHGATPGATYGYYDGSDPDSLHDNERKGFDCSGLMRYAYWKATGKDLLNGTSDDQFHSSQASARFSASQGTAPLLPGDLMFWGSGHIHHVAMYLGGGQMAEAYESGTHIRVAPVRTGGDYAGAIRVSGSGTPTPPPANGGSTFETWGTGVHTHTTPSTRSSVVDTFAGPTQVSVQCQEHAETVTAEGYTNDIWSKLSDGSWMTNIYIKGPASLPGIPDCGGSSTPPPSGGSKAFQTWGTGVRTHSEPNVNAGVVDYFAQPTTVNVVCQAHAQQVTAEGYTNDAWAKLTDGSWVTVIYIKGPEWLPGVATC comes from the coding sequence GTGAAGATCAGCAGTGCGCGCCGCCGGACCAGCGGCGGGCTCCTGGGGGCCTCGGTCCTGGCCCTGACCGCCTTCTTCTCGGCGCCGGCCCACGCCGCCGCCCAGGACACCGCCTGCGGCGTCCTCTCGCCGGGTGCCTCGGCGACCGCGCAGGCCGCCGTGAACGCGGCCTGTTCGCAGATCGGCGTCTGGTACAGCTGGGGCGGCGGCCACGGCGCGACGCCCGGTGCCACCTACGGCTACTACGACGGCTCCGACCCGGACAGCCTGCACGACAACGAACGCAAGGGCTTCGACTGCTCCGGTCTGATGCGTTACGCGTACTGGAAGGCGACGGGCAAGGACCTGCTCAACGGCACGTCCGACGACCAGTTCCACAGCTCGCAGGCCTCCGCCCGCTTCTCCGCCTCACAGGGCACGGCCCCGCTGCTGCCGGGCGACCTGATGTTCTGGGGCAGCGGCCACATCCACCACGTCGCCATGTACCTGGGCGGCGGACAGATGGCGGAGGCGTACGAGTCGGGCACCCACATCCGGGTCGCACCCGTGCGCACCGGCGGCGACTACGCGGGCGCGATACGGGTCAGCGGGTCCGGCACGCCCACTCCCCCGCCCGCGAACGGCGGTTCGACCTTCGAGACCTGGGGCACGGGGGTGCACACCCACACCACGCCGAGCACGCGCTCCTCCGTCGTGGACACCTTCGCCGGCCCGACCCAGGTGTCGGTCCAGTGCCAGGAGCACGCGGAGACCGTCACCGCCGAGGGCTACACCAACGACATCTGGTCCAAGCTCTCCGACGGCTCGTGGATGACGAACATCTACATCAAGGGCCCGGCCTCGCTGCCCGGCATCCCGGACTGCGGGGGTAGCAGCACCCCGCCCCCGAGCGGCGGCAGCAAGGCGTTCCAGACCTGGGGCACCGGGGTGCGCACGCACAGCGAGCCGAACGTCAACGCGGGCGTGGTCGACTACTTCGCGCAGCCGACCACGGTCAACGTGGTGTGCCAGGCGCACGCCCAGCAGGTGACGGCCGAGGGCTACACCAACGACGCCTGGGCGAAGCTGACCGACGGCTCGTGGGTGACGGTCATCTACATCAAGGGCCCCGAGTGGCTGCCGGGCGTGGCCACCTGCTGA
- a CDS encoding RNA polymerase sigma factor, with protein MSAGDFDASFTADMPRLRRRLLALTGNPHDADDLLQETYLRLSRRARAQNLTRQQHPYAYACTVALNLLRDSWQHPSRREQTTDRLPEAGWDGGLASYEASSTTLALLSVLSEKEAAAVILVDLEGLSHDTAGERLGAHRGTVQRNRMRGLAKMRAALDN; from the coding sequence ATGAGCGCGGGGGACTTCGACGCCTCCTTCACCGCCGACATGCCGCGGCTGCGCCGTCGGCTGCTGGCGCTGACGGGCAATCCGCACGACGCCGACGACCTGCTCCAGGAGACGTATCTACGGCTCTCCCGGCGCGCCCGCGCCCAGAACCTGACGCGGCAGCAGCACCCGTACGCCTACGCCTGCACCGTCGCCCTCAACCTGCTCCGCGACTCCTGGCAGCACCCCTCCCGCCGGGAGCAGACCACCGACCGGCTGCCGGAGGCGGGCTGGGACGGCGGACTGGCCTCGTACGAGGCGTCCTCGACCACGCTGGCGCTGCTGAGCGTGCTCTCCGAGAAGGAGGCCGCGGCGGTGATCCTCGTGGATCTGGAGGGCCTCAGCCACGACACGGCCGGCGAGAGGCTCGGCGCCCATCGCGGCACGGTCCAGCGCAACCGCATGCGCGGCCTGGCCAAGATGCGCGCCGCGCTCGACAACTAG
- a CDS encoding M15 family metallopeptidase, with product MTDIITLSDPRVAAVAAAECGEPLVDLRCTGQLRLDHRQADDDGSYARLRSGALRRLVRAQRLLPAGVRFLVVEGYRPPDLQRRYFEQYAQTMRLAHPDAAPERIRELASAYISPPEVAPHVSGGAVDLTLCDQDGKELPLGTEVNATPEESEGACRTEAPGISAEARANRALMSWALTATGFVNYPTEWWHWSYGDRYWALLRQAPAARYGPATPPGPTA from the coding sequence GTGACGGACATCATCACGCTCTCGGACCCCCGGGTCGCCGCGGTCGCGGCGGCCGAATGCGGTGAACCGCTGGTCGACCTGCGCTGCACGGGCCAATTGCGGCTCGACCACCGGCAGGCCGACGACGACGGCAGCTACGCCCGGCTGCGGTCCGGCGCGCTGCGCCGGCTCGTCCGGGCGCAGCGCCTGCTGCCGGCCGGCGTCCGGTTCCTGGTGGTGGAGGGGTACCGCCCGCCGGACCTGCAGCGGCGGTACTTCGAGCAGTACGCGCAGACGATGCGCCTGGCCCACCCGGACGCGGCGCCCGAACGGATCCGTGAGCTGGCCAGCGCCTACATCTCTCCGCCGGAGGTGGCGCCGCACGTCAGCGGCGGGGCGGTCGACCTGACACTCTGCGACCAGGACGGCAAGGAGTTGCCGCTCGGCACCGAGGTCAACGCCACCCCGGAGGAGAGCGAGGGTGCCTGCCGCACCGAGGCGCCCGGCATCAGCGCCGAGGCGCGTGCGAATCGGGCCCTGATGAGCTGGGCCCTCACCGCGACCGGCTTCGTCAACTACCCGACCGAATGGTGGCACTGGTCCTACGGCGACCGGTACTGGGCCCTGCTGCGCCAGGCCCCGGCCGCCCGCTACGGACCCGCCACCCCACCCGGCCCGACGGCCTGA
- a CDS encoding AfsR/SARP family transcriptional regulator produces the protein MFEVRLLGPVEVWAGGRRAPLGGIRPLAVLSALVVHLGEVLSTERLVDCVWDEQSPATAAALVATHVSAVRRALARVCEAELIRTRPPGYVADLDPSRVDARRFEELLASGRASAARGRPEEAAELLSEALGLWRGQEALEGLGQSFARIEAARLAELRLVGQEESFALQLELGRADRTIAPLLAHVAAHPLRERPRGQLITALARTGRVSDALRTYQEGREALREELGIDPGPELRALHKAVLTNDPELLGPDPRSTTDGPAGHPRAREGASRSTPVPRTRPAPSHLPPDIADFVGRREQIDWATSLLGGVDDTGRTAPPIGVISGRSGTGKTALAVHVGHRTAELFPDGRLFVDLRAADTTPLEPADALARLLRAMGAEPETLPTSVEELTGLYRTHIGHRRILLILDNAAGEAHVRPLLPPGPGSAVLVTSRRRLVALEGAAHLDLTVPDPAEALELLRRVAGRDRTGADPERAAEIVSLCGRLPLAVRIAGARLAARPHWVPGRLADRLRDERRRLNELRAGDLELRTSLELGYADLDTQERRALRRLALLDLPDFAAWIAAPLLDIGTEEAEEAVERLVDCHFIDVIGVDDTGRSRYRIHDLAREHARERCLSEESAEERTTAVLRLVECWLGLAKQAAARGPGGAARYFPEPAAVRPLDALDPRAEDELLERPAAWFAAEQACLLAAVEYCADHGMDRAARDLAGALIASSAALYNQFDAWSRSHAAAIAAMRRSGDGEGEAWLLTGLGQLRYEQDRFEESYAYFGDALRLFEARGDVPWGAALALAGMGTARREQARYAEASELLAAALERYGESADRGARARVLYGIGYVHREQGRGAQALDALSGALELYRAAGDRHGEGLTLRSLALCHRAEGALAQAERLLHEALRIFTGLQDTFGIMYTEQSLAKTELRQGRPDVARVRLGRCLAVARERQDRFGEALVLRTLGEWHLAAGDPTAAREPLEQALAMWESLHLPLWHARTLRDLAHVRAAHGDKSAALAAHTEATAVFQELDCREAREPGAGE, from the coding sequence ATGTTCGAAGTGCGTCTGCTCGGTCCGGTGGAGGTGTGGGCGGGAGGCAGACGGGCCCCGCTCGGCGGCATCAGACCCCTGGCGGTCCTGTCCGCGCTGGTCGTCCACCTCGGCGAGGTGCTCTCCACCGAGCGGCTCGTGGACTGCGTCTGGGACGAGCAGTCGCCCGCGACCGCCGCCGCGCTGGTCGCCACCCATGTGTCGGCCGTGCGCCGCGCCCTGGCCAGGGTCTGCGAGGCGGAGCTGATCCGGACCCGGCCGCCGGGCTATGTGGCCGACCTCGACCCCTCCCGGGTCGACGCCCGCCGGTTCGAGGAACTGCTCGCGTCGGGCCGGGCCTCGGCCGCGCGGGGACGCCCCGAGGAGGCCGCAGAGCTGCTGTCCGAGGCGCTGGGGCTGTGGCGTGGCCAGGAGGCTCTGGAGGGGCTCGGCCAGTCGTTCGCCCGCATCGAGGCGGCCCGACTCGCGGAACTGCGGCTCGTCGGCCAGGAGGAGTCCTTCGCGCTGCAGCTGGAACTGGGCCGCGCCGACCGGACGATCGCTCCCCTGCTCGCACATGTCGCCGCGCATCCCCTCCGGGAGCGGCCGCGCGGCCAGCTGATCACCGCGCTGGCGCGCACCGGCCGGGTCTCCGACGCCCTGCGCACCTACCAGGAGGGCCGTGAGGCGCTGCGCGAGGAGCTGGGCATCGACCCCGGGCCGGAGCTGCGGGCGCTGCACAAGGCGGTGCTGACCAACGACCCGGAACTGCTGGGCCCCGACCCCCGGAGCACGACGGACGGACCGGCCGGGCATCCCAGGGCGCGGGAGGGCGCGAGCCGGAGCACGCCGGTGCCGCGCACGCGGCCCGCGCCCTCCCATCTCCCGCCGGACATAGCCGACTTCGTGGGCCGTCGTGAGCAGATCGACTGGGCCACCTCGCTGCTGGGCGGGGTCGACGACACGGGCCGTACCGCGCCGCCGATCGGGGTGATCTCCGGACGGTCCGGAACGGGCAAGACCGCACTCGCCGTGCACGTCGGCCACCGCACCGCCGAACTCTTCCCGGACGGGCGGCTGTTCGTGGACCTGCGGGCCGCCGACACGACCCCGCTGGAACCCGCCGACGCCCTCGCCCGACTGCTGCGCGCCATGGGCGCCGAACCGGAGACGCTGCCGACGTCGGTCGAGGAGCTGACCGGGCTGTACCGCACCCACATCGGCCACCGGCGCATCCTGCTGATCCTCGACAACGCTGCCGGCGAGGCCCACGTACGGCCGCTGCTGCCGCCCGGCCCCGGCTCCGCCGTCCTCGTCACCAGCCGCCGCCGGCTGGTCGCGCTGGAGGGCGCCGCCCACCTGGATCTGACCGTGCCGGACCCGGCCGAGGCGCTCGAACTGCTGCGCCGCGTGGCCGGGCGGGACCGCACCGGCGCCGATCCGGAACGGGCCGCCGAGATCGTCTCGCTGTGCGGGCGGCTGCCGCTGGCCGTGCGCATCGCCGGGGCGCGGCTCGCCGCCCGCCCGCACTGGGTGCCCGGCCGGCTCGCCGACCGGCTCCGGGACGAACGGCGCCGGCTCAACGAACTGCGCGCCGGAGACCTGGAGTTGCGCACCAGCCTGGAACTCGGTTACGCCGACCTCGACACGCAGGAGCGGCGGGCACTGCGCCGACTGGCCCTGCTCGACCTGCCCGACTTCGCGGCCTGGATCGCCGCCCCGCTGCTCGACATCGGCACGGAGGAGGCCGAGGAGGCCGTGGAGCGGCTGGTGGACTGCCACTTCATCGACGTGATCGGCGTCGACGACACCGGGCGCAGTCGCTATCGCATCCACGATCTGGCCCGCGAGCACGCCCGTGAGCGCTGTCTGTCGGAGGAGAGCGCCGAGGAGCGTACGACGGCCGTGCTGCGGCTGGTGGAGTGCTGGCTGGGACTGGCGAAGCAGGCGGCCGCCCGCGGTCCGGGCGGAGCGGCCAGGTACTTCCCGGAACCTGCTGCCGTACGGCCGCTCGACGCTCTCGACCCGCGGGCCGAGGACGAGTTGCTGGAGCGGCCCGCGGCCTGGTTCGCCGCCGAACAGGCCTGTCTGCTGGCCGCGGTGGAGTACTGCGCCGACCACGGGATGGACCGCGCCGCCCGCGACCTGGCCGGGGCGCTGATCGCCAGCTCGGCCGCGCTGTACAACCAGTTCGACGCCTGGTCCCGCTCGCACGCCGCGGCCATCGCGGCCATGCGCCGCAGCGGGGACGGCGAGGGCGAGGCCTGGCTGCTCACCGGCCTTGGCCAACTCCGTTACGAACAGGACCGGTTCGAGGAGTCCTATGCCTACTTCGGTGACGCCCTGCGCCTGTTCGAGGCACGTGGCGACGTGCCGTGGGGCGCGGCGCTGGCGCTCGCCGGGATGGGTACGGCCCGACGCGAACAGGCCCGGTACGCCGAGGCGTCCGAGCTGCTGGCCGCGGCGCTGGAGCGGTACGGGGAGTCCGCGGACCGCGGCGCGCGTGCCCGTGTGCTGTACGGCATCGGCTATGTGCACCGGGAACAGGGGCGCGGCGCACAGGCGCTGGACGCCCTTTCGGGGGCGCTGGAGCTGTACCGCGCGGCGGGCGACCGGCACGGCGAGGGACTGACCCTGCGGTCGCTGGCCCTGTGCCACCGGGCCGAGGGCGCCCTGGCCCAGGCGGAGCGTCTGCTGCACGAGGCGCTGCGGATCTTCACCGGCCTGCAGGACACGTTCGGGATCATGTACACCGAACAGTCCCTGGCGAAGACGGAGTTGCGGCAGGGCCGACCGGACGTTGCTCGGGTACGGCTCGGCCGCTGCCTGGCGGTGGCCCGGGAGCGCCAGGACCGGTTCGGCGAGGCGCTGGTACTGCGCACCCTGGGCGAGTGGCACCTGGCGGCCGGCGATCCCACCGCCGCCCGAGAGCCACTGGAGCAGGCACTGGCCATGTGGGAGTCCCTGCACCTACCCCTGTGGCACGCCCGCACACTCCGAGACCTGGCCCACGTCCGGGCAGCCCACGGCGACAAGAGCGCCGCCCTGGCAGCCCACACCGAAGCGACAGCCGTCTTCCAGGAACTGGACTGCCGCGAAGCACGAGAGCCGGGCGCCGGCGAGTGA
- a CDS encoding MFS transporter, with protein sequence MTETQTPASSTKRPVRQLFAASVGNAVEWYDWYAYTFLATYIAAAVFPKGADNSLVPLLSTFAVFAVGFFMRPVGGLLMGAIADRHGRRAALTVTILLMGGSSLLVGLTPTYAAVGVLAPVVLVLARLLQGLSVGGEFAASTTFLVESAGPGRRGLFSSFQYVSTTAGQLVASGIATLLVDTLGEGSMNGWGWRIPFAFGAVLSLVGFWIRQGAQETRSEEQQQAPRPALLEALRRHPRESLLICGITAGGTIAYYTWTSYLPTYAQLNAGVAASDALLAGTISLAFFGLLQPLGGLLSDRYGRRPLLLFFGVGFALLSVPLLHALRDSFAVLLLVQCAGMVLLTGFTSISAAVNAEVFPPRVRAAGIGFPYSLTVALFGGTAPYVGTLFKELGQAGLFPWYVATLCLLSSLVYLRLPETAHTELRR encoded by the coding sequence ATGACAGAGACGCAGACACCCGCCTCGTCGACGAAGCGGCCCGTACGACAACTCTTCGCCGCCTCGGTGGGCAATGCGGTGGAGTGGTACGACTGGTACGCCTACACGTTCCTGGCCACCTACATCGCCGCCGCGGTCTTCCCCAAGGGCGCGGACAACTCGCTGGTACCGCTTCTGTCGACGTTCGCGGTGTTCGCGGTGGGCTTCTTCATGCGCCCGGTCGGCGGGCTGCTGATGGGCGCGATCGCGGACCGGCACGGCAGGCGGGCGGCGCTGACGGTCACCATCCTGCTGATGGGCGGCAGCAGTCTGCTGGTCGGCCTGACACCGACGTACGCGGCGGTCGGCGTGCTGGCTCCGGTGGTCCTGGTGCTGGCCCGTCTGCTCCAAGGCCTGTCCGTGGGCGGGGAGTTCGCGGCCTCGACGACCTTTCTGGTCGAGTCGGCGGGACCGGGCCGGCGCGGTCTCTTCTCCAGTTTCCAGTACGTCTCCACGACGGCCGGCCAGCTCGTCGCGTCCGGCATCGCGACCCTGCTCGTCGACACGCTGGGCGAGGGCTCCATGAACGGCTGGGGCTGGCGGATTCCGTTCGCCTTCGGGGCCGTACTGAGCCTGGTCGGCTTCTGGATCCGGCAGGGCGCCCAGGAGACCCGCAGCGAGGAGCAGCAACAGGCGCCCCGCCCGGCCCTGTTGGAGGCCCTGCGCCGCCACCCGCGCGAGTCGCTGCTCATCTGCGGGATCACGGCGGGCGGCACGATCGCCTACTACACCTGGACGTCGTATCTGCCGACGTACGCCCAACTCAACGCGGGCGTCGCCGCGTCGGACGCACTGCTCGCGGGCACGATCTCACTTGCCTTCTTCGGCCTGCTCCAGCCGCTGGGCGGGCTGCTCTCGGACCGCTACGGCCGTCGCCCGCTGCTCCTCTTCTTCGGAGTGGGCTTCGCCCTGTTGAGCGTGCCGCTGCTGCACGCGCTGCGCGACTCGTTCGCGGTGCTGCTGCTCGTCCAGTGCGCGGGCATGGTCCTGCTGACCGGCTTCACCTCGATCAGCGCGGCCGTGAACGCGGAGGTGTTCCCGCCTCGGGTGCGCGCGGCCGGCATCGGCTTCCCGTACTCGCTGACGGTCGCGCTGTTCGGTGGCACCGCTCCCTATGTGGGCACGCTGTTCAAGGAGTTGGGGCAGGCGGGCCTGTTCCCCTGGTACGTGGCCACGCTGTGTCTGCTGTCCTCGCTGGTGTACCTGCGGCTGCCGGAGACCGCCCACACCGAGCTGCGCCGCTGA